A part of Solea solea chromosome 8, fSolSol10.1, whole genome shotgun sequence genomic DNA contains:
- the cdca2 gene encoding cell division cycle-associated protein 2 has translation MSAVEINTASTDGDEREKMLSPSEESTPPLLNGTSAHLNFCTLTPRQFGISAQSFTPALSSNCKDKSRLAQIKARRRSSVGVRGSPETNSLIRFMAQQRMKTPTTQHTSEPVRNSPFLPRVPSTLRQKMASFQGLMDVEESEVCDLMPEQDNNKGECIKTRDYLSDGSSKENHPPVKRRRCLAPLESSVVQIKKASAPVLQFKFKEHEEAEVPVPQVLTPRPMPPSETVREAQAVLISPPVHVESELQPCSPSKNQQDGVFALHSPNRPPADDPASPPHPVSPFHITSLPSLLEMKPTGKDDSTGLSAVKRKKKVHFGGPLSPELFDKNLPPSTPLQKGSTPARAPTPGGALLLRSLLKTPQRSVAQTPQAQPDYSDHAEFGASPTLALPRNFRTRPVGEESEEAGEKIVFPSLEEIDSAQSNDSEYTWDSQPLNLNAAFNEESPSHIMTESESEPITASQMDVLGEPASLPEKEKQPEATAVRSRTRRKKSEPGCESTSEAPADSSSRKRKRTQESEPVKRSTRSAAKMASGKMKQTTTATRQWKKDVDRSLYGSRAFASKNPSLSPITELLSFFSQSPATQPTPSISCTEHTAPNAETHLSPENINNTEVTGDLAETHALENASEDSAPSPDSNKRCSTGKGRRLSGPRSRGRGRKNRKVGVSDCDWLSEEPGEQTGGTTPELCEDQTSTNPLCHTALEQAAVDIELNDEARADARSTHSDGKLESPAGPDSFPISGEELNYSNQQHTAEHFGRNSANGQVIQERDDQPSHEVEEKRQGDCTAKQHDGNSRSGSCSQEEERVFDEDLAPWQADFNFEDVFKPVATRGHRSVRRSLRNQSSIVSSSGGAGLAWLPRTSPESSKGARRRTRGRRLSAVQPVQPSASDETHDDAS, from the exons ATGTCTGCCGTAGAGATTAACACTGCTAGCACTGACGGAGATGAGAGGGAGAAAATGTTGTCTCCGTCAGAAGAGAGCACCCCTCCACTATTAAACGGCACTTCTGCCCACCTGAATTTCTGCACGCTCACACCGCGTCAGTTTGGGATCTCGGCGCAGAGTTTTACCCCTGCACTGTCATCGAACTGCAAAG ACAAGTCTCGTCTAGCACAAATAAAGGCAAGGCGGCGGTCCAGTGTTGGTGTCCGAGGCTCCCCAGAGACAAACTCACTCATCCGCTTCATGGCACAGCAGAGGATGAAAACTCCAACAACCCAACACACTTCAGAG CCTGTCAGAAATAGCCCCTTCCTTCCACGCGTCCCTTCCACACTGAGGCAGAAGATGGCCTCCTTCCAGGGTCTGATGGATGTGGAGGAGAGTGAGGTCTGTGATCTGATGCCAGAGCAGGACAACAACAAGGGAGAATGCATCAAGACAAGAGATTATCTGTCGG ATGGGAGCAGCAAGGAGAACCACCCaccagtgaagaggaggaggtgcctGGCCCCACTTGAAAGCTCTGTGGTGCAGATTAAAAAGGCCAGCGCTCCTGTCCTTCAGTTCAAGTTTAAAGAGCACGAG GAGGCTGAAGTACCAGTGCCACAGGTTTTAACACCAAGACCGATGCCACCCAGTGAGACTGTGAGAGAGGCCCAGGCTGTGCTGATTTCCCCACCTGTACATGTTGAATCTGAGCTCCAGCCATGTTCCCCTTCTAAGAACCAACAG GACGGTGTCTTTGCACTGCATAGCCCCAACCGACCACCAGCTGATGATCCTGCTTCACCACCTCACCCCGTCTCTCCCTTCCACATCACCTCCCTCCCTTCTCTGCTTGAGATGAAGCCCACAG gaaaggaTGACTCCACTGGCTTGTCTGCtgtaaagaggaaaaagaaggtGCACTTTGGAGGTCCGCTCTCCCCTGAGTTATTCGATAAGAACTTGCCCCCCAGCACCCCATTACAGAAGGGTTCCACTCCTGCCCGAGCACCCACCCCAGGTGGGGCCTTACTGCTGCGCTCACTGCTGAAGACACCGCAGAGAAGTGTAGCCCAGACGCCGCAAGCTCAGCCAGACTACAGCGACCACGCCGAGTTTGGTGCCTCTCCTACACTAGCACTCCCTCGCAACTTCAGAACGCGGCCTGTGGGCGAAGAGAGTGAGGAAGCGGGAGAAAAG ATCGTTTTCCCTTCATTGGAGGAGATTGACTCTGCACAGTCAAATGATTCAG AATATACGTGGGACTCCCAGCCATTAAACCTAAACGCTGCTTTCAATGAGGAGTCTCCTTCTCACATAATGACAG agtCAGAGAGTGAACCCATCACAGCATCCCAGATGGATGTCCTCGGTGAGCCTGCATCTTTACCAGAGAAGGAGAAACAGCCTGAAGCAACTGCAGTCAGATCTCGCACCCGAAGGAAGAAG TCAGAACCGGGGTGTGAATCTACCAGCGAGGCTCCAGCTGACTCCAGCAGTCGAAAGAGAAAG CGCACACAGGAGAGTGAACCTGTGAAGAGGTCGACACGCTCTGCTGCCAAGATGGCCTCTGGGAAGATGAAG CAAACCACCACAGCGACACGTCAGTGGAAAAAGGACGTGGATCGCTCCCTGTATGGCTCTCGGGCATTCGCCTCTAAGAACCCCTCCCTGAGTCCCATCACCGAGCTGCTGTCTTTCTTCAGTCAGTCCCCAGCTACACAGCCAACTCCCTCCATCAGCTGCACAGAACATACAG CACCAAATGCAGAGACTCACTTGAGCCCTGAGAATATCAACAATACTGAAGTCACTGGTGACCTCGCTGAGACACATGCCTTAGAAAATGCTTCAGAAGACTCGGCCCCATCTCCAGACTCCAATAAAAGGTGCAGCACAGGGAAAGGCCGGAGGCTGTCAGGGCCAAGGTCCAGAGGGAGGGGAAGGAAGAATAGGAAGGTTGGTGTTTCTGACTGTGACTGGCTCAGTGAGGAGCCTGGGGAGCAGACTGGAGGAACCACACCAGAGCTCTGTGAAGACCAAACCTCGACAAACCCACTGTGCCACACTGCACTCGAGCAGGCAGCGGTTGATATTGAACTTAATGACGAGGCTCGTGCAGATGCTCGCAGCACACACTCCGATGGGAAATTAGAAAGTCCTGCCGGTCCTGACTCCTTCCCAATTTCAGGTGAAGAACTCAACTACTCGAATCAGCAACACACGGCCGAGCATTTTGGGAGAAACTCTGCTAACGGCCAAGTCATACAGGAAAGGGATGACCAGCCGAGCCATGAAGTGGAGGAAAAGCGACAAGGAGACTGCACAGCAAAGCAGCATGATGGCAACAGCAGGTCAGGCTCCTGCagtcaggaggaggagcgaGTGTTTGATGAGGACCTGGCTCCCTGGCAAGCTGACTTTAACTTTGAAGACGTGTTTAAACCTGTTGCCACTAGAGGACATCGGTCCGTGCGCCGCAGCCTTAGGAACCAGAGCAGCATCGTCTCCAGCAGCGGTGGCGCGGGTCTCGCTTGGCTTCCTCGAACGTCCCCCGAGTCCAGTAAAGGGGCTCGTAGGAGAACCCGGGGCCGCCGGCTCAGTGCAGTTCAACCTGTCCAACCGTCAGCCTCTGACGAGACGCACGACGACGCTTCATGA